One window from the genome of Acinetobacter sp. LoGeW2-3 encodes:
- a CDS encoding thioesterase family protein yields MTVAEKSWTGNIDLGSNKDVLFNQLCDAFNGSPFYQYCGMQMRVVDGQIEAYVEMQKDLIGNVAFQILHGGVAATILDSIGGITAMGELYKKASPEDMEETSKKVSRLATVDMRVDYLAPGRGKYFTARAETLRLGRKGCTMRMTLMNDEAKPIATAIASYAY; encoded by the coding sequence ATGACGGTAGCAGAGAAAAGTTGGACAGGAAATATTGATTTAGGCTCGAATAAGGACGTTCTATTCAACCAGTTATGTGATGCTTTTAATGGTTCACCATTCTACCAATATTGCGGTATGCAGATGCGCGTGGTGGATGGACAGATTGAAGCATATGTGGAAATGCAGAAGGATCTGATTGGCAATGTGGCATTCCAGATTTTACATGGTGGGGTGGCTGCCACAATTCTGGATAGTATTGGCGGGATCACTGCCATGGGTGAGCTGTACAAAAAAGCCAGCCCTGAAGATATGGAAGAAACCAGTAAGAAGGTCTCACGTCTGGCAACTGTAGACATGCGTGTGGACTATCTAGCACCGGGTCGTGGCAAATATTTTACCGCACGTGCAGAAACCCTGCGTCTGGGGCGTAAGGGATGTACCATGCGCATGACCCTGATGAATGATGAAGCTAAACCGATCGCAACTGCGATAGCATCTTATGCGTATTAA
- the glpK gene encoding glycerol kinase GlpK, with amino-acid sequence MSYLLALDQGTTSSRAIIFNEHGQIQATAQRETHIQTPHSGWVEQDAQEIWSSQIAVVQQALATARILAKDIKAIGLTNQRETTVVWDCRNGKPLAPAIIWQDRRATDWCNQLIQQGQMDQVQQKTGLRIDPYFSAGKLVWLLEHVDGLRELAEQGHVAFGTIDSWLIWNLTQGAEHIIEASNASRTMLMNLHTQRWDEELLDLFNIPASVLPRIISSDCHIADTAPGLLGATIPITGILGDQQSALFGQSCFEPGMAKNTYGTGCFMLFNTGHDIQLSQNKLLSTLAWQAQEQTSYALEGSVFMAGAVVQWLRDGLGIIQKSGDIEKLACKVEDTDGVVLVPAFTGLGAPHWDSEARALLCGMSRGTNKAHIARAALESIAFQVSDVLTAMQSDIARPLKELRVDGGASCNDMLMQFQADLLNVPVLRPKMLESTAWGAAAMAGLKSGVFSNLNEIAQSWQLDKAFEPKMQSDEREVHLAKWQNALKRAKSDL; translated from the coding sequence ATGAGCTATTTATTGGCACTCGATCAGGGAACGACGTCCAGCCGTGCAATCATCTTTAATGAACACGGGCAGATTCAGGCAACAGCTCAACGTGAAACCCATATCCAGACCCCACATTCCGGCTGGGTTGAGCAGGATGCACAGGAAATCTGGAGCTCGCAAATTGCAGTGGTACAACAGGCGCTTGCTACTGCCCGGATTCTGGCCAAAGATATTAAAGCGATTGGCCTGACCAATCAGCGTGAAACGACTGTGGTATGGGATTGTCGTAATGGGAAGCCTCTTGCACCAGCGATTATCTGGCAGGATCGTCGTGCAACAGACTGGTGTAATCAGCTGATACAGCAAGGCCAGATGGATCAGGTACAACAAAAAACCGGGCTACGGATTGATCCTTATTTCAGTGCTGGCAAGCTGGTCTGGTTATTGGAACATGTGGATGGCTTACGTGAACTTGCAGAACAAGGTCATGTCGCTTTTGGCACTATTGATAGCTGGCTGATCTGGAACTTGACCCAAGGGGCTGAGCATATCATCGAAGCCAGTAATGCGTCCCGTACCATGTTGATGAATCTGCATACTCAACGCTGGGATGAGGAACTACTAGACCTATTTAATATCCCTGCTTCAGTCCTGCCACGAATCATCAGTTCCGATTGTCATATTGCAGATACAGCACCGGGTTTGTTAGGAGCCACCATTCCCATTACCGGCATTCTGGGTGATCAGCAATCTGCCTTATTTGGCCAGTCTTGTTTCGAACCCGGTATGGCAAAAAATACCTATGGCACTGGTTGTTTTATGCTATTTAATACCGGCCATGACATTCAGCTCAGCCAGAATAAATTGCTTTCTACCCTCGCCTGGCAGGCACAGGAGCAGACCAGTTATGCCCTAGAAGGCAGTGTTTTTATGGCCGGTGCTGTGGTGCAATGGCTACGTGATGGGCTCGGCATCATTCAGAAAAGCGGTGATATAGAAAAGCTGGCCTGTAAAGTTGAAGATACCGACGGCGTGGTCTTAGTTCCTGCTTTTACCGGACTGGGTGCGCCACACTGGGATAGTGAAGCGCGTGCTCTGCTTTGTGGTATGTCACGTGGAACCAATAAGGCCCATATTGCCCGTGCCGCATTAGAATCGATAGCCTTTCAGGTCTCCGACGTACTGACTGCCATGCAATCCGATATTGCTCGTCCTCTAAAAGAGCTAAGGGTCGATGGTGGCGCCAGCTGTAATGATATGCTGATGCAGTTTCAGGCTGACCTCCTAAATGTTCCTGTTCTGCGCCCGAAAATGCTGGAATCTACCGCTTGGGGTGCAGCAGCGATGGCAGGTTTAAAGTCTGGGGTATTTTCTAATTTAAATGAAATTGCCCAGTCTTGGCAGCTAGATAAAGCCTTTGAACCGAAAATGCAGTCCGATGAACGTGAAGTACATTTGGCCAAATGGCAAAATGCCTTGAAACGGGCCAAATCAGATTTATAA
- a CDS encoding TIGR01777 family oxidoreductase — translation MHKPVVLITGASGFIGQYAVKHFLGMDYHVIGLTREQHRIEMHQDFEWIHDFDELHSNQIDYVINLAGENIGAQRWTDERKETLLNSRLDTTRRLYEFLKKNQIFPRRILSTSAVGYYGIDPEEQWQQVCTEESAAQQIFMSQLCAQWEQLALSYTDQNTKIMRFGVVLGRKGGLLPQILMPIKLNLFGKIGSGRQPFSWVHIQDLLSVMDFLMHEQTTPDIFNVVAPEKTSQLYFSQTAARVLNRKPLFCLPGIFMKWLLGEQSQLILNGQYVRPKALQDAGFKFEFPTIKEALIDLVDKRS, via the coding sequence ATGCATAAGCCTGTCGTATTGATTACCGGAGCGAGTGGTTTTATTGGCCAGTACGCGGTCAAACACTTTCTCGGAATGGATTACCATGTAATTGGCCTGACGCGTGAACAGCACCGGATCGAAATGCATCAGGATTTTGAATGGATCCATGATTTTGATGAGTTGCACAGCAATCAGATTGACTATGTGATTAATCTGGCCGGTGAAAATATTGGTGCCCAGCGTTGGACTGATGAGCGTAAGGAAACGCTGTTAAACAGTCGTCTCGACACTACCCGCAGACTATATGAATTTTTAAAAAAGAATCAGATTTTTCCACGCCGTATCCTGTCGACCTCGGCAGTGGGTTATTACGGCATCGATCCTGAAGAACAATGGCAGCAGGTCTGTACTGAAGAATCGGCAGCGCAGCAAATTTTTATGTCGCAGCTCTGTGCACAGTGGGAGCAGCTGGCTTTATCCTATACTGATCAGAATACTAAAATTATGCGTTTTGGCGTGGTGCTGGGCAGAAAAGGTGGTTTGTTACCGCAAATTTTGATGCCGATTAAACTGAACCTGTTTGGCAAGATTGGCAGTGGTCGCCAGCCATTTTCCTGGGTGCATATTCAGGATTTGCTGAGTGTAATGGATTTCCTGATGCATGAACAAACCACACCCGATATTTTTAATGTGGTTGCGCCAGAAAAAACCAGCCAGCTGTATTTTAGTCAGACCGCGGCACGGGTATTGAATCGCAAACCGTTGTTCTGTTTGCCGGGTATTTTTATGAAATGGCTGCTGGGCGAGCAGTCGCAGCTGATTCTGAATGGTCAGTATGTCCGGCCTAAAGCACTGCAAGATGCAGGTTTTAAATTTGAGTTCCCGACCATCAAGGAAGCACTGATAGATCTAGTGGACAAGCGCAGTTAA
- a CDS encoding HlyD family efflux transporter periplasmic adaptor subunit: MTDVQDSLPENSSTNIASDQELKSKRKKALGIVAILMVIALVLYLVWKLFLNNSVSTENAYVGAETASVTSMVSGQVAEVLVHDTQAVKQGDVLAKIDDRDAKIALAQAQAELIKAKRQYKQTAANSGALSSQIGVSDDAIRSAEAQVAQAQAALHKAQDEYSRREKLSATGAISKEELSTAQSALDTAKAGVASAEAGLAQARSSQKAAQSNLAANEAMIQGANENSTPDVLVAEAKLKQAELDLERTVIKAPFDGVVSRRSIQVGQRVAPGTMLMMVVPVDQLYVDANFKESQLENVRVSQKAELTSDLYGKSVKYHGTVVGFSGGTGSAFALIPAQNATGNWIKVVQRLPVRIQLDPKELAEHPLRVGLSMEAEIHFKK, from the coding sequence ATGACAGATGTACAAGACTCCCTGCCAGAAAACTCATCTACGAACATCGCTTCTGATCAAGAATTAAAAAGCAAACGTAAAAAAGCTCTCGGGATTGTTGCTATTCTCATGGTGATTGCACTGGTGCTGTATCTGGTGTGGAAACTGTTCCTGAACAATTCAGTTAGTACTGAAAATGCCTATGTCGGTGCAGAAACTGCTTCTGTAACCTCGATGGTCAGTGGTCAGGTTGCTGAAGTTCTGGTGCATGATACCCAAGCAGTCAAACAGGGCGATGTCCTTGCCAAAATTGATGACCGTGATGCCAAAATTGCGCTGGCTCAGGCACAGGCAGAACTGATTAAAGCTAAACGTCAATACAAGCAAACCGCAGCCAATAGTGGGGCTTTAAGCTCGCAGATTGGTGTCAGTGATGATGCCATTCGTAGTGCTGAAGCACAGGTCGCTCAAGCTCAGGCCGCTTTACACAAAGCTCAAGATGAATACAGCCGCCGTGAAAAGCTCAGTGCAACTGGGGCAATTTCTAAAGAAGAACTCAGTACAGCGCAAAGTGCATTGGATACTGCTAAAGCCGGTGTAGCTTCTGCTGAAGCGGGTCTGGCACAAGCAAGATCCAGCCAGAAAGCAGCACAAAGTAATCTGGCTGCGAATGAAGCCATGATTCAAGGGGCGAATGAAAACTCGACCCCTGATGTACTCGTGGCTGAAGCCAAACTGAAACAAGCTGAACTGGACTTAGAACGTACTGTAATTAAAGCACCTTTTGATGGGGTGGTTTCACGCCGTTCGATTCAGGTGGGTCAACGTGTTGCACCAGGTACAATGCTGATGATGGTCGTACCAGTAGATCAGCTCTATGTTGATGCAAACTTTAAAGAAAGCCAACTAGAAAACGTCCGTGTGAGTCAAAAAGCTGAACTAACCTCTGACCTGTATGGAAAATCAGTGAAATATCACGGCACCGTGGTTGGCTTCTCTGGCGGTACAGGTTCAGCCTTTGCCTTGATCCCGGCACAGAACGCTACAGGGAACTGGATTAAAGTGGTACAGCGTTTGCCAGTCCGTATCCAGCTAGATCCGAAAGAGCTGGCCGAGCATCCGCTACGTGTGGGCCTGTCGATGGAAGCTGAAATCCACTTTAAGAAGTAA
- a CDS encoding DHA2 family efflux MFS transporter permease subunit, giving the protein MNKYVPYGNLTGGKLMLAAFVLALANFMVVLDMTIANVSVPHITGSLAVSSSQGTWVITSYAVAEAICVPLTGWLAGRFGSVRLFGVCLLGFTIFSILCGISTSLEMLVFCRIGQGLFGGPIMPLSQTLLLRIFPPEKQSQAMGMWAMTTVVGPILGPILGGTISDNLSWHWIFFINIPVGLFCGLAALKLLKPAETETNALKIDKGGLFLLILWIGALQLMLDLGHEHDWFSSSFIGTLAVLAIVGLIIFTIWELTERHPIVDIRIFRYRGFTFAVLSLAFAFGAFFSSIVLIPQWVQINLGYTATWAGYLTATMGFGSLLMSPIVAKMATKYDQRILASFGLILLAVVTLMRAFWTTDADFMALAWPQILQGFAVPFFFIPLSNMALASVQPQEMASAAGLMNFLRTMAGAIGASIAVTIWDDHSKVARSELVGKLNVQETQNTLMAQGMSSDSALGYISSLVDKEALTLSANHLFLILAMVFVFAALIVWLAPRPKAGVGDMPSH; this is encoded by the coding sequence ATGAATAAATATGTTCCATATGGGAATCTGACTGGCGGCAAGCTGATGCTGGCGGCCTTTGTGCTGGCCTTAGCCAATTTCATGGTTGTGCTGGACATGACCATTGCCAATGTCTCGGTGCCGCATATTACCGGTAGTCTGGCGGTGTCCAGCTCACAAGGCACCTGGGTCATTACGTCTTATGCAGTTGCAGAAGCGATCTGTGTACCTTTGACAGGCTGGCTGGCGGGTCGCTTTGGTAGTGTTCGTCTCTTTGGTGTCTGCTTGCTCGGCTTTACCATTTTTTCGATTCTATGCGGGATTTCCACCAGTCTGGAAATGCTGGTGTTTTGCCGGATCGGGCAGGGGCTGTTTGGCGGCCCGATCATGCCACTCAGTCAAACTCTATTGCTACGCATCTTCCCACCTGAAAAGCAATCCCAAGCCATGGGCATGTGGGCGATGACCACCGTAGTCGGTCCAATTCTCGGCCCAATTCTTGGTGGTACCATCAGCGATAACCTGTCTTGGCACTGGATTTTCTTCATCAATATTCCGGTGGGTTTGTTCTGCGGTCTTGCTGCATTGAAATTATTAAAGCCAGCAGAAACTGAAACCAATGCATTGAAGATCGATAAGGGCGGTTTATTCCTACTGATCTTGTGGATTGGTGCGTTGCAATTAATGTTAGATCTCGGTCATGAACATGACTGGTTTAGCAGTTCCTTTATTGGAACCTTGGCGGTGCTTGCCATAGTCGGGTTAATCATCTTTACCATTTGGGAACTGACCGAACGGCATCCGATCGTCGATATCCGGATCTTCCGATATCGCGGGTTTACCTTTGCTGTGCTGTCATTGGCCTTTGCTTTCGGTGCCTTCTTTTCCAGTATTGTACTGATTCCACAGTGGGTGCAGATTAATCTGGGTTATACGGCCACTTGGGCAGGTTATTTAACCGCGACCATGGGTTTTGGTAGCCTGTTGATGTCACCGATTGTGGCGAAGATGGCAACCAAATACGACCAGCGCATTCTAGCCAGTTTTGGTTTGATCTTGCTTGCCGTAGTTACTTTGATGCGGGCATTCTGGACTACGGACGCTGATTTTATGGCATTGGCTTGGCCACAGATTCTGCAAGGTTTTGCGGTACCATTCTTCTTCATTCCACTCTCCAATATGGCATTGGCTTCAGTCCAGCCTCAGGAAATGGCATCAGCAGCAGGTCTAATGAACTTCCTGCGGACTATGGCTGGAGCGATTGGAGCTTCAATTGCAGTGACGATCTGGGATGATCATAGTAAAGTGGCCCGCAGTGAGCTGGTCGGTAAACTGAATGTCCAAGAAACCCAGAATACCTTAATGGCACAAGGCATGAGTTCAGACAGTGCCTTGGGTTATATTTCTAGTCTGGTGGATAAAGAAGCATTAACGCTGTCTGCCAATCACCTGTTTTTGATACTGGCGATGGTCTTTGTTTTTGCTGCTTTAATCGTCTGGCTGGCACCGCGACCAAAAGCGGGTGTGGGCGATATGCCATCACATTAA
- the thiO gene encoding glycine oxidase ThiO: protein MHIAIIGAGINGLMTALELIEQGCSVTILDQQQAGKAASWAGGGILSPMYPWRYPQAVNDLAKFAKTLYQDWNDKLSPTTGIDFEIHDTGMLIFDEADFDIGYHYAEQHQEPMQEALYVEQEQVEQINPQVSSEFKHALYFPQLANVRNPRLLQSITRYLKQHPQVSWLEHAPVQKIKIHNEQIEAIQTDQNEWIEADQFVFSTGAWSAQWSEQLKVNIPVRPVQGQMVLFKTPEHWLPTMCMNQVMYLIPRQDGHIVCGSSMREVGFDTTPLAEIREKILNACFEMVPELAEFQIVQEWAGLRPGSPEGIPYIGQLPQLKNGWANFGHFRNGLCMAPASALLLRQLILGQPTLVNPQAYAPDQLQPLTALVH from the coding sequence ATGCATATTGCCATCATCGGTGCAGGAATTAATGGACTCATGACTGCGCTGGAATTAATTGAACAGGGCTGTTCAGTGACGATTCTGGATCAGCAACAGGCAGGGAAAGCTGCCTCCTGGGCCGGTGGCGGTATTCTCTCCCCGATGTATCCGTGGCGTTATCCTCAAGCAGTCAATGACCTGGCCAAATTTGCCAAAACGTTATATCAAGACTGGAATGACAAGCTGAGTCCAACTACCGGGATCGACTTTGAAATTCATGACACTGGCATGCTGATCTTTGATGAGGCTGATTTTGATATTGGCTATCACTATGCCGAACAGCACCAGGAACCAATGCAGGAAGCGCTATATGTCGAGCAGGAACAGGTTGAGCAAATCAATCCGCAGGTTTCATCTGAATTTAAACATGCGCTGTATTTCCCTCAACTCGCCAATGTACGTAACCCTCGCCTGCTGCAATCAATTACCCGTTATTTAAAACAGCATCCACAAGTGAGCTGGCTGGAACATGCGCCAGTTCAAAAAATAAAAATTCATAATGAGCAGATTGAAGCCATTCAAACTGACCAAAATGAATGGATTGAAGCAGACCAGTTTGTGTTTAGTACTGGCGCTTGGTCGGCACAATGGTCGGAACAGTTGAAAGTAAACATCCCGGTTCGTCCGGTACAAGGTCAGATGGTACTATTTAAAACCCCAGAGCATTGGCTACCGACCATGTGTATGAATCAGGTCATGTATCTGATTCCACGTCAGGATGGTCATATCGTTTGCGGTTCCAGCATGCGTGAAGTGGGTTTTGATACCACTCCTTTAGCTGAGATTAGAGAAAAAATTCTAAATGCCTGTTTTGAGATGGTGCCGGAACTGGCAGAATTTCAAATTGTGCAGGAATGGGCAGGTTTACGTCCCGGTTCCCCTGAAGGCATTCCCTATATTGGTCAGTTACCACAGTTGAAAAATGGTTGGGCTAATTTCGGCCATTTCCGCAATGGCTTGTGTATGGCGCCCGCCTCGGCTTTATTGTTGAGACAACTGATACTAGGACAGCCGACTTTGGTTAATCCTCAAGCCTATGCACCGGATCAGTTACAGCCTTTAACTGCGCTTGTCCACTAG
- a CDS encoding ABZJ_00895 family protein has protein sequence MAPLKRYFLWFFLICFVMTCICGVIAALMPMGMGAVLTMVPYLVAMIWVLFKFLRQNRRAPTQTERKKITLGFSLIFWGYNLAFLLIGILVATRANPNAWQDFMLYLQQPQFMSIVVIMFLLIAIPLYLLTYWFYGNQAQRMANKMFGTQQ, from the coding sequence ATGGCGCCACTAAAACGCTATTTTCTCTGGTTTTTTTTGATTTGCTTTGTGATGACCTGTATTTGCGGGGTGATTGCAGCGTTGATGCCGATGGGAATGGGGGCAGTGCTGACCATGGTGCCGTATCTGGTGGCCATGATCTGGGTATTATTCAAGTTTCTTCGTCAAAATCGCCGTGCACCCACACAAACCGAGCGTAAAAAAATCACTTTAGGATTCAGTCTGATCTTCTGGGGCTATAACCTGGCATTTTTACTGATAGGAATTCTGGTGGCGACCCGTGCCAATCCCAATGCCTGGCAAGATTTTATGCTGTACCTTCAGCAACCGCAATTTATGAGCATCGTGGTGATCATGTTCTTGTTGATCGCGATTCCCTTATATCTACTGACTTACTGGTTTTATGGCAATCAGGCACAGCGGATGGCCAATAAAATGTTTGGTACACAGCAATAA
- a CDS encoding exonuclease SbcCD subunit D: MAVHFLHTSDWHLGQFFHNHDREFEHSQFLSWLLEQIKQKQPNALLIAGDIFDVINPASSAQKQLYQFLTSAHALAPHMQTLMIAGNHDSGYRIEQVEPFLAKFNARAVGVISRKENNQLDLDRLLVPIYGTEQKIVAWCLALPYLRSAEITGLNERTSSNQSAIAYLHQQLIAEARARQQPGQALILMSHAHMQGGETSDSERPIVVGHEEALSTALFEDGIDYVALGHLHKPQKVGQEHIRYSGSPIPLSFSELNYKHQVVDVRIDPTQPDEQRFQYEPLIIPRTVDLLRIRADLNDLIDEVKALPSGEIAQLFARHFLEIEYTTTAPPPVDLRQQIEQALPPNRYRLLRISRIYQQVADSSMQISKIDLAPPTPESLFSNLWEKLGYDPDDSVKRDFLQLLHEAQQDIDVQQP; the protein is encoded by the coding sequence ATGGCAGTTCATTTTCTACATACATCAGACTGGCATTTAGGACAGTTCTTCCATAATCATGATCGTGAATTTGAACATAGCCAATTTCTGAGCTGGCTGCTGGAACAGATCAAACAAAAACAGCCAAATGCCCTGCTGATTGCGGGCGATATTTTTGACGTCATCAATCCAGCCTCAAGCGCCCAAAAACAGCTTTATCAGTTTTTAACCAGTGCCCATGCACTGGCACCGCATATGCAGACCCTGATGATTGCCGGCAACCATGATTCTGGTTATCGCATCGAACAGGTTGAACCTTTTCTTGCCAAATTCAACGCACGTGCAGTCGGTGTCATCAGTCGTAAGGAAAATAATCAGCTGGATCTGGATCGTCTTCTAGTACCCATTTATGGCACTGAACAGAAGATTGTGGCCTGGTGCCTGGCTTTGCCTTATCTGCGTAGTGCCGAGATTACCGGACTGAATGAACGTACCAGTAGTAATCAAAGTGCGATTGCTTATTTGCATCAGCAACTGATTGCCGAAGCGCGTGCGCGTCAACAACCGGGTCAAGCACTGATTTTGATGTCACATGCGCATATGCAAGGTGGGGAAACTTCCGATTCAGAACGTCCGATCGTAGTGGGACATGAAGAGGCTTTATCGACAGCGCTGTTTGAAGATGGTATTGATTATGTCGCGTTGGGTCATTTGCATAAACCGCAAAAAGTCGGTCAGGAACATATCCGTTATAGCGGCTCCCCGATTCCACTATCTTTTAGTGAATTGAATTATAAACATCAGGTAGTCGATGTCCGGATTGATCCGACCCAACCGGATGAACAACGCTTTCAATACGAGCCTCTAATTATTCCACGTACTGTGGATTTGCTCCGAATTCGTGCTGATCTAAATGACCTGATTGATGAAGTCAAAGCCTTGCCGAGTGGTGAAATTGCACAGCTTTTTGCACGTCATTTCCTGGAAATTGAATACACCACCACAGCTCCACCACCGGTGGATCTTAGACAGCAAATTGAACAGGCTCTGCCACCAAATCGTTACCGTTTGCTACGCATTTCCCGGATTTATCAGCAGGTAGCTGACTCCAGCATGCAGATTTCTAAAATTGATCTGGCTCCACCTACGCCGGAGTCTTTGTTCAGTAACCTTTGGGAAAAGTTGGGTTATGACCCAGATGACTCGGTAAAACGTGATTTCCTGCAACTGTTGCATGAAGCCCAGCAAGATATTGATGTGCAGCAGCCATAA
- the hemB gene encoding porphobilinogen synthase, with product MTYTFNRPAFPATRMRRIRKNEHLRSMVRETHLTADHLIYPVFVLPGHNQTQDVPSMPNIQRLSADLLVKKAEHLLELGISKLALFPVTPQEDKSLTAEAAWREDGLVQTTVRLLKKELPEMVLITDGALDPYTTHGQDGIIDETGYVLNDETVECLIKQGLSHAEAGADVFAPSDMMDGRIGAIREAFEANGHIYTSIMAYSAKYASSFYGPFRDAVGSSSNLKGGNKYNYQMDVGNRAEALHEIALDIQEGADMVIVKPGLPYLDIVREVKDTFGIPTFVYQVSGEYAMLAGAIQNGWLSDSVILESLMSCRRAGADGIWTYFAEEAALKLKEMK from the coding sequence ATGACCTATACGTTCAATCGTCCCGCGTTTCCTGCAACTCGCATGCGTCGTATTCGTAAAAATGAACACCTGCGTTCAATGGTCCGTGAAACGCATCTCACGGCTGATCATCTCATTTATCCAGTATTTGTTTTACCAGGTCATAACCAGACTCAAGATGTACCAAGTATGCCAAATATTCAGCGCCTATCTGCTGATCTCTTGGTAAAAAAAGCAGAGCATTTACTTGAATTGGGTATCAGCAAATTAGCGCTGTTCCCGGTAACGCCACAAGAAGACAAAAGTCTGACCGCTGAAGCGGCGTGGCGTGAAGATGGCTTGGTACAAACCACTGTTCGTCTGCTCAAAAAAGAATTACCGGAAATGGTACTCATCACCGACGGCGCGCTAGATCCTTATACCACGCATGGTCAGGACGGCATCATTGATGAAACTGGTTATGTATTGAATGATGAAACAGTTGAATGTCTGATTAAACAAGGCTTGAGCCATGCTGAAGCTGGTGCAGATGTCTTCGCTCCAAGTGATATGATGGATGGCCGCATCGGTGCAATCCGTGAAGCATTCGAAGCCAATGGTCATATCTATACCTCGATCATGGCCTACTCTGCCAAATATGCGTCAAGCTTCTACGGCCCGTTCCGTGATGCAGTCGGTTCTTCCAGCAACCTGAAAGGTGGCAATAAATACAATTACCAGATGGATGTCGGCAACCGTGCTGAAGCCCTGCACGAAATCGCGCTAGATATTCAGGAAGGTGCAGATATGGTGATTGTTAAACCAGGTTTGCCTTATCTGGATATCGTGCGTGAAGTGAAAGATACCTTTGGTATTCCGACTTTCGTATATCAGGTTAGTGGTGAATATGCCATGCTGGCGGGCGCAATTCAGAATGGCTGGTTATCTGATAGCGTGATTCTGGAATCGCTGATGAGCTGCCGCCGTGCCGGGGCTGACGGCATCTGGACTTACTTCGCTGAAGAAGCCGCGCTAAAACTGAAAGAAATGAAATAA